Proteins encoded in a region of the Moritella marina ATCC 15381 genome:
- a CDS encoding metallophosphoesterase, translating into MLIHKDMPMNHKGQDFFVGDIHGEYDLLLTTLTQCQFNFECDRLFSVGDLVDRGSNSIACLALLHEPWFFAVRGNHEEMLLADEDSELARIHRSAGGEWFFQCSLLEQHRLRMLVEEYCPFAFTIESKFGSIGVCHANAPHHWSALQNATVDDIALLQDCAWSTKQYQQVKQGKLFNISGVKFVVHGHVNCARVTTNLNQLWIDTLMRTRRLTVLSAQQAYMVTA; encoded by the coding sequence ATGCTGATACATAAAGATATGCCGATGAATCATAAAGGACAGGACTTCTTTGTTGGGGATATTCATGGTGAATATGACTTGTTATTAACAACCTTAACGCAATGTCAGTTTAACTTTGAATGTGATCGCTTATTTTCTGTTGGTGATCTTGTTGATAGGGGGAGTAACTCCATTGCTTGCTTGGCATTATTACATGAACCCTGGTTTTTCGCTGTTCGTGGTAATCATGAAGAAATGCTATTAGCTGATGAGGATAGCGAATTGGCGCGTATTCATCGCAGTGCTGGTGGTGAGTGGTTTTTCCAGTGCTCATTATTAGAGCAGCATCGATTGAGAATGTTGGTCGAAGAGTATTGTCCTTTTGCGTTTACTATTGAATCTAAATTTGGCTCTATTGGTGTTTGTCATGCAAATGCACCACATCATTGGTCAGCATTACAAAATGCAACCGTTGATGATATCGCATTATTACAAGATTGTGCTTGGTCGACAAAACAATATCAACAGGTGAAGCAAGGGAAGTTATTTAATATTTCAGGGGTTAAATTTGTGGTGCATGGGCATGTGAATTGCGCGCGGGTAACAACGAACTTAAATCAGCTTTGGATCGATACATTAATGCGGACAAGACGATTAACAGTCTTGTCCGCACAGCAAGCATATATGGTAACTGCTTAG
- a CDS encoding DUF3413 domain-containing protein, whose product MLETGHHYRDQVSKIISWGHWFSLANILLAILLASRYLFIAEWPETMLGQAYSLISLLGHFSFIIFIMYLVVIFPISFVIPFPRALRFLTVIFATVGLSLLIIDTEIFKLYNLHINPIIFEILLGESEQTLNSDWQTLFAFVPFLFLLELLISSLLWHRLRPLSRFKLGPIIAIFFFCCFLTGHLLHMWADAAVYRPITAQKANFPLAYPMTARTFLAKYGWLDKDAFNKRVSDTKKQSDSRLDYPKNPLDVNDEKQDFNVLLINISALRADMLNDSVMPEMTKLALEGQRFNNHFSISNSDLLGNFGIMYGLAPQYWDDIEISAKSPFMLDYFAQADYNLGIFNTEALSRHKQKQTTFINLDSPQTTIVEDTENDKETVTKTREWIRDQDATTPWFAYVSLESVQNMDTPAGFPALFYPNIQDLNSQANNRQIALFNSYRNSVSYVDKAIAKIVYQLKQSQQYANTVIIFTANHGNEFNESEDHSWGYGSNYSIYQTQVPLFIVWPGKKPSVITQDTNSTDLVPTILTNLNAVNNPISDYSSGIDLFAGEFKSWQLLGDKNNFVILQQDTITQFSYQGLFTNQGNHNVRNRDNYKPMPRGAMLDTQFNQILAELNYFYKATPAQEQK is encoded by the coding sequence ATGCTAGAAACAGGACATCATTACCGCGATCAAGTCTCCAAGATTATCAGTTGGGGCCACTGGTTTAGCTTAGCCAACATCTTACTGGCGATCTTACTTGCATCACGTTACCTTTTCATCGCCGAATGGCCTGAAACGATGCTCGGTCAAGCCTATTCTCTCATTAGCTTGCTTGGTCACTTCAGTTTTATCATTTTTATCATGTACCTTGTGGTGATCTTCCCGATCAGCTTTGTCATCCCCTTTCCACGAGCATTACGATTCCTCACCGTAATCTTTGCCACCGTAGGGTTGTCGTTATTAATTATCGATACCGAAATTTTTAAGCTTTATAATTTACACATAAATCCCATTATCTTTGAGATATTACTCGGTGAAAGTGAGCAAACACTTAATTCAGACTGGCAGACTCTCTTTGCTTTCGTGCCATTCTTATTCTTACTTGAGTTACTTATTTCCAGCTTACTATGGCACAGGTTAAGACCGTTAAGTCGTTTTAAACTCGGCCCTATTATCGCTATTTTCTTTTTCTGCTGCTTCTTAACTGGCCACCTATTACATATGTGGGCAGATGCAGCCGTTTATCGCCCTATCACAGCGCAGAAAGCAAACTTCCCACTTGCCTACCCGATGACAGCAAGAACCTTCCTAGCTAAATACGGCTGGTTAGATAAAGACGCTTTCAATAAACGTGTTAGTGACACCAAAAAACAATCCGATTCGCGTCTCGACTACCCTAAAAACCCATTAGACGTGAATGATGAAAAACAAGATTTTAACGTATTATTAATAAACATCAGTGCACTTCGAGCTGATATGCTTAATGATAGCGTCATGCCTGAAATGACTAAATTGGCGCTTGAAGGGCAACGATTTAATAATCATTTCAGCATCAGTAACAGTGATCTACTAGGTAATTTCGGCATCATGTATGGCCTAGCGCCACAATATTGGGATGATATAGAAATATCAGCAAAATCCCCTTTCATGCTCGATTATTTTGCTCAGGCTGACTACAACCTAGGTATCTTTAATACCGAAGCGTTATCAAGACACAAACAGAAACAAACGACCTTCATTAACTTGGATAGTCCTCAAACAACTATCGTAGAAGATACTGAAAACGATAAAGAAACAGTAACGAAAACACGTGAATGGATAAGAGATCAAGACGCTACAACGCCTTGGTTTGCCTATGTGAGCTTAGAATCAGTACAAAACATGGATACACCAGCAGGTTTCCCAGCCTTGTTTTATCCTAACATTCAAGACTTAAACAGCCAGGCAAACAATCGCCAAATTGCGTTATTTAATAGTTATCGAAACAGCGTGAGTTATGTTGATAAAGCGATCGCTAAAATTGTTTATCAGTTAAAACAGTCGCAGCAATATGCTAATACCGTGATCATTTTTACAGCAAACCACGGTAATGAATTTAATGAATCAGAGGATCATTCATGGGGTTATGGTAGTAACTATTCAATCTATCAGACTCAAGTCCCTTTATTTATTGTGTGGCCAGGTAAAAAACCAAGTGTCATAACACAAGACACCAACAGTACTGACTTGGTACCAACTATCTTGACTAATCTCAACGCGGTCAACAATCCAATTTCAGATTACAGTAGCGGTATTGATTTATTTGCTGGTGAATTTAAATCATGGCAACTACTCGGTGATAAGAATAACTTTGTGATATTACAACAAGACACGATCACCCAGTTCTCTTATCAAGGGTTATTCACTAACCAAGGTAATCATAACGTGAGAAATCGAGATAATTATAAACCGATGCCGCGTGGAGCAATGCTTGATACCCAATTTAATCAAATTCTGGCCGAATTAAATTATTTTTATAAAGCAACCCCAGCACAAGAACAGAAGTAG
- a CDS encoding DUF1414 domain-containing protein, which yields MPIVSKYKSDKVEKVIDEVIDVLEKHDAPLDLGLMVLGNAAANIINASLSPKQRQAVAEKFAKALVASVKSKDTSH from the coding sequence ATGCCTATAGTTTCTAAATACAAAAGTGATAAAGTTGAAAAAGTAATTGATGAAGTTATCGATGTACTAGAAAAACACGATGCACCCTTAGACCTTGGCTTAATGGTTCTTGGTAATGCAGCTGCGAACATCATCAACGCATCTTTATCACCAAAGCAGCGCCAAGCGGTTGCTGAAAAATTTGCTAAAGCGCTTGTTGCGTCAGTAAAGTCTAAAGATACATCACATTAA
- the yejK gene encoding nucleoid-associated protein YejK: MQLKLNNIILHSLAFNTEGELKCYPRNEELANSQPVEELASELHRIYNAKPAKGFGYFKCAEEDNSRLPFEIELRKFIDEESNFVDFSSAASSLLVGELLKYDFVTQGILAFVHYNWMASDYLIVALLENKDSVMVTEQLDLNSSHYLELSKVQLAAKIDLTEWRQNSDSKRYLSFIKGRAGRKVSDFFLDFLGCTEGMDAKIQNAGLMRAVDEFCHVAELDADEAIQAREQVAQYCNEQIKEGSEIEVKDLSDHLADVSSRDFYQYASEAYELEDSFPADRGAVRKLTKYVGQGGGLSVSFDQKLMGERISYNAQTDTLTIVGIPPNLREQLTRRSNSEDDSE, encoded by the coding sequence ATGCAGCTAAAATTAAATAACATTATTCTACATTCATTAGCCTTTAACACCGAAGGTGAGCTTAAATGCTACCCACGTAATGAAGAGCTAGCTAATTCACAGCCTGTTGAAGAGCTTGCGAGCGAATTACACCGTATTTATAACGCGAAGCCTGCAAAAGGATTTGGTTATTTTAAATGCGCAGAAGAAGACAATAGTCGTTTACCTTTTGAGATCGAATTGCGTAAATTTATCGATGAAGAGAGCAACTTTGTTGATTTTTCCAGCGCTGCGTCGAGCTTATTGGTTGGCGAATTATTAAAATATGACTTTGTGACCCAAGGTATTTTGGCATTTGTACATTATAACTGGATGGCTTCAGACTATCTGATCGTGGCGTTATTAGAAAATAAAGACAGTGTGATGGTGACTGAGCAGCTTGATTTGAACAGTTCACATTACCTAGAATTGTCTAAAGTGCAATTGGCCGCTAAAATTGATTTGACTGAATGGCGACAAAATAGCGATTCAAAGCGTTACTTATCTTTTATTAAAGGCCGTGCTGGTCGTAAAGTGTCAGACTTTTTCCTCGACTTCCTAGGCTGCACAGAAGGCATGGATGCTAAAATACAAAACGCAGGTCTAATGCGCGCTGTCGATGAATTCTGTCATGTTGCCGAACTAGACGCTGATGAGGCAATTCAAGCGCGTGAACAAGTTGCACAATATTGCAACGAGCAAATTAAAGAAGGCAGTGAAATTGAAGTTAAAGATCTGTCAGATCATTTAGCGGATGTTTCATCACGTGATTTTTATCAGTACGCATCTGAAGCTTATGAGCTTGAAGATAGCTTCCCTGCTGATCGTGGTGCGGTACGTAAACTAACTAAGTATGTCGGACAGGGCGGTGGTTTAAGTGTTAGCTTTGATCAGAAATTAATGGGCGAACGTATTAGCTACAACGCACAAACTGATACTCTTACAATTGTTGGTATTCCACCGAATTTACGTGAACAGTTGACTCGCCGTAGTAACTCGGAAGACGATAGCGAATAG
- a CDS encoding Dabb family protein → MAFKHIVMWTLLDTANGNDKSTNAKLAKEALEALNGQIPGLQHLEVGIDSLQGAGSYDLVLIADLDSRATLDVYQDHPAHQAVLPMMKSITSQRAAVDY, encoded by the coding sequence ATGGCGTTCAAACATATTGTAATGTGGACTTTGCTAGACACTGCTAATGGAAATGATAAAAGCACAAATGCTAAATTAGCGAAAGAAGCACTTGAAGCGCTTAATGGTCAGATCCCTGGGTTACAACATTTGGAAGTGGGCATTGATTCTCTACAAGGCGCAGGCTCTTACGATTTAGTATTAATTGCTGATCTGGACTCTCGTGCGACATTAGATGTGTATCAAGATCATCCTGCACATCAAGCAGTATTACCTATGATGAAAAGCATCACGAGTCAGCGCGCCGCCGTAGATTATTAA
- the metE gene encoding 5-methyltetrahydropteroyltriglutamate--homocysteine S-methyltransferase, with translation MAKSHILGFPRIGADRELKKAIESYWKGDITKAELETVGKTLRAKHWQQQIDAGLDFITVGDFAWYDQVLALSATLGVIPARHQEETITLDTLFNMARGSSPCCGQQAAACEMTKWFDTNYHYLVPELNEDQQFTLSYNQLIEEIQEAKTLGFPIKATLLGPVSYLSLSKTNSDFDKLALLPQLVTTYKQLLANIAAEGIEWLQIEEPILVQDLTNDWQQAFTTSYAALAQGTNKLLLTSYFGALGDNAELAFSLPVDGFHIDLSRAPKQLETALTLLPANAILSAGIVNGRNIWRNDLATSVSSLQQAKAQLGDRLWVASSCSLQHSPVDLDNETKLDSELKSWLAYATQKLTEISSINAVLNGVNNETLTQQLRESTAVVSSRATSTRIHNTAVKARVAAITDQDAQRHSEFTQRIASQQQELNLPLFPTTTIGSFPQTSDIRQTRNQFKQNVISQDQYITKMQAEIKDVVTRQEALGLDVLVHGEPERNDMVEYFGELLDGFAFSKNGWVQSYGTRCVKPPIIFGDISRPAPMTVAWSQYAQAQTNKLMKGMLTGPVTILCWSFTRDDISREEQTNQIALAIRDEVVDLEQAGIKVIQIDEPALREGLPLRSCEQQAYLDWSTKAFRISASGVRDNTQIHTHMCYCEFNEIMPSIAALDADVITIETSRSNMELLSAFTDFSYPNDIGPGVYDIHSPNVPSVEWMTQLITNASEYIDVARLWVNPDCGLKTRGWPETEAALKNMVTAAHNLRVTFSHKA, from the coding sequence ATGGCTAAATCACACATATTAGGTTTCCCGCGTATCGGAGCTGACCGCGAATTAAAAAAAGCAATTGAGTCATACTGGAAAGGTGATATTACTAAAGCTGAGCTAGAAACCGTAGGTAAAACCTTGCGTGCAAAACACTGGCAGCAACAAATTGATGCAGGTTTAGATTTCATCACTGTCGGCGACTTTGCTTGGTACGATCAAGTATTAGCATTATCGGCGACATTAGGTGTTATCCCTGCTCGTCATCAAGAAGAGACAATCACGCTTGATACCCTATTTAATATGGCGCGTGGTTCAAGTCCTTGCTGTGGTCAACAAGCTGCAGCGTGCGAAATGACGAAATGGTTTGATACTAACTATCACTACCTCGTACCAGAGCTTAACGAAGATCAGCAGTTCACATTAAGCTACAACCAATTAATTGAAGAGATACAAGAAGCAAAGACACTTGGTTTCCCAATTAAAGCGACGCTACTAGGACCGGTAAGTTACTTATCATTAAGCAAAACCAACAGTGATTTTGATAAATTAGCGCTACTACCTCAACTTGTTACAACTTATAAGCAATTACTCGCTAACATTGCAGCAGAAGGCATTGAATGGCTGCAAATCGAAGAGCCAATTCTAGTACAAGACCTAACCAATGACTGGCAACAAGCCTTTACCACCAGCTATGCAGCATTAGCACAAGGTACTAACAAGCTATTACTCACAAGTTACTTTGGCGCACTTGGTGATAATGCCGAACTTGCATTCTCCTTGCCTGTCGATGGTTTCCATATTGACTTATCTCGCGCGCCTAAGCAACTTGAAACGGCATTAACACTACTGCCAGCTAACGCAATTTTATCGGCAGGTATCGTTAATGGCCGTAATATTTGGCGTAATGATTTAGCCACATCGGTCAGTTCACTACAACAAGCAAAAGCGCAATTAGGTGACCGTTTGTGGGTCGCTTCATCATGCTCACTACAACATAGTCCAGTTGACTTAGATAATGAAACGAAGCTTGATAGCGAACTTAAATCTTGGTTAGCTTATGCAACACAAAAATTAACTGAAATCAGCAGCATCAATGCTGTGTTAAATGGTGTTAACAACGAGACCTTGACGCAACAGCTCAGAGAATCAACAGCAGTCGTATCATCACGTGCAACATCAACACGCATTCATAATACTGCGGTTAAAGCCCGTGTTGCAGCAATCACAGACCAAGATGCACAACGCCACAGCGAATTTACCCAACGTATTGCAAGTCAGCAGCAAGAGTTGAATCTACCACTGTTTCCGACAACAACGATTGGTTCATTCCCACAAACCAGTGATATTCGTCAGACACGTAATCAATTTAAACAAAATGTGATCAGCCAAGACCAATACATCACCAAAATGCAAGCTGAAATCAAAGATGTGGTAACGCGCCAAGAAGCACTGGGCCTTGATGTACTCGTACACGGTGAGCCAGAACGCAATGACATGGTTGAATACTTTGGTGAACTACTTGATGGCTTTGCATTTTCTAAAAACGGTTGGGTACAAAGCTATGGTACCCGTTGCGTTAAACCACCTATCATCTTTGGTGACATTTCTCGCCCTGCACCAATGACTGTTGCTTGGAGTCAATATGCTCAAGCGCAAACCAACAAGCTAATGAAAGGCATGCTTACAGGTCCAGTGACCATCTTATGTTGGTCGTTTACACGTGATGATATTAGCCGTGAAGAACAGACTAACCAAATTGCCTTAGCTATTCGTGATGAAGTCGTTGATTTAGAACAAGCTGGCATTAAAGTCATTCAGATTGATGAACCAGCACTACGCGAAGGCCTACCGCTACGTAGCTGCGAGCAACAAGCTTATCTCGATTGGTCAACAAAAGCGTTCCGCATCAGTGCGTCAGGCGTAAGAGATAATACTCAGATCCATACTCACATGTGTTACTGCGAGTTTAACGAGATTATGCCTTCAATCGCGGCATTAGATGCAGATGTGATCACGATTGAAACGTCTCGATCTAATATGGAATTATTGTCTGCGTTTACTGACTTTAGCTATCCAAATGACATTGGCCCAGGTGTTTATGACATTCACTCACCAAATGTACCGAGTGTTGAATGGATGACGCAGCTAATCACCAATGCCAGTGAATACATTGATGTTGCGCGTTTATGGGTGAACCCCGATTGCGGTCTTAAAACCCGCGGTTGGCCAGAAACAGAAGCGGCATTAAAAAACATGGTCACAGCGGCGCATAACTTACGTGTTACCTTTTCGCACAAGGCTTAG
- a CDS encoding LysR family transcriptional regulator — translation MLEVKHLKTIIALEKTGSLVEASESLYMTQSALSHQIKDLEERLNTPLFIRKTRPLRFTVAGERVLKLAKSVMPMFTNTERDISRLLSGNAGRLHMAIECHSCFQWLMPAIDVFRDQWPEVELDLASGFSFAPLPALKRGDVDLVVTSDPQVLSGIHYEPLFSYQPMLAVSRHHMLASKSYIDPEDLATETLITYPVEQERLDIFNLFLDPAGVSPHAIRHAELTIMMLQLVASGRGVAALPNWALTEYLEKDYILAKPLGEESCWTTLYAAVRVEQLEMPYMSEFLKDAKASSFQQLKGIKIAN, via the coding sequence ATGCTCGAAGTTAAGCATTTGAAAACCATTATTGCATTAGAAAAAACAGGCTCGTTAGTCGAAGCATCAGAAAGTCTTTACATGACCCAATCAGCGTTGTCGCATCAGATTAAAGATCTTGAAGAACGTTTAAATACGCCGTTATTTATCCGTAAAACCAGGCCATTGCGCTTTACGGTTGCTGGTGAGCGGGTACTGAAACTCGCGAAATCAGTAATGCCTATGTTTACTAATACAGAGCGTGATATTAGCCGGTTACTATCAGGCAATGCCGGGCGTTTACACATGGCGATTGAATGCCATAGTTGTTTTCAATGGTTAATGCCTGCGATTGACGTGTTTCGTGACCAGTGGCCTGAGGTGGAATTAGATTTGGCCTCTGGTTTTAGTTTTGCGCCTTTACCGGCACTAAAACGGGGGGATGTCGATTTAGTCGTGACCTCCGATCCACAAGTTTTATCCGGTATTCATTACGAGCCGCTATTTAGCTATCAACCAATGCTCGCGGTAAGCCGTCATCATATGTTGGCGAGTAAGTCGTATATTGACCCTGAAGATCTGGCGACTGAAACTTTGATAACCTATCCTGTTGAGCAGGAACGTCTTGATATATTTAATTTATTTTTAGACCCAGCAGGAGTATCACCACATGCAATCCGCCATGCAGAATTAACCATTATGATGTTGCAATTAGTGGCGAGTGGGCGCGGGGTCGCGGCATTACCTAATTGGGCATTAACCGAGTATTTAGAGAAAGATTATATTCTTGCCAAGCCACTTGGTGAAGAGAGTTGCTGGACAACCTTGTATGCAGCAGTCCGTGTTGAGCAACTTGAAATGCCCTACATGAGTGAGTTTTTGAAAGATGCTAAAGCGAGTTCTTTTCAGCAGCTGAAAGGGATAAAAATAGCCAACTGA
- a CDS encoding response regulator: MSLEVRDLSILLIEPSTTQNKFIKTQLQDAGVDNIECVVSIAQAKQSLTGFIPDLIISAMYFEDGSGAELAEFVKSNRLTENIAFMLISSEQRFSVLDKVKQAGAVAILPKPFKFVDLQRALNATLSYIEPEEMELDLYDVTALSILVVDDSLTARKHICRVLNSMGIVGVTSAENGVEALEYLAQNTFDLIVTDYNMPEMDGKELVEKIRMNPELSYLPIMMVTSEEGNAQLSAVKQAGVSALCDKPFDIDTVRMLIKQLLDEK; encoded by the coding sequence ATGAGTCTTGAAGTTCGTGATCTGTCTATTTTATTAATTGAGCCTTCGACTACACAAAATAAATTCATTAAAACGCAGTTGCAAGACGCCGGTGTTGATAACATCGAATGTGTCGTTTCAATTGCGCAAGCAAAGCAGAGTTTAACGGGATTCATCCCCGATCTAATCATCAGCGCAATGTATTTTGAAGATGGCTCAGGCGCTGAATTAGCCGAATTTGTTAAATCAAATCGACTCACTGAAAACATCGCTTTTATGCTCATTTCCAGCGAGCAACGTTTTTCAGTGCTTGATAAAGTAAAGCAAGCAGGCGCAGTGGCCATTTTACCTAAACCGTTTAAGTTTGTAGATCTGCAACGCGCGCTAAATGCGACACTTAGCTACATTGAGCCAGAAGAAATGGAGCTCGATTTATATGATGTGACAGCATTAAGCATCTTAGTCGTTGATGATAGTTTAACCGCCAGAAAACATATATGCCGAGTCTTAAATAGTATGGGTATTGTCGGCGTTACATCTGCCGAAAATGGCGTTGAAGCACTCGAGTATTTGGCACAAAATACCTTTGACTTGATCGTGACTGATTACAATATGCCAGAAATGGACGGTAAAGAATTAGTTGAAAAAATCAGAATGAATCCAGAGTTGTCTTATCTGCCCATCATGATGGTCACATCTGAAGAAGGTAACGCGCAACTATCAGCAGTCAAGCAAGCTGGTGTTTCCGCGCTATGTGATAAACCATTTGATATTGATACCGTCAGAATGTTGATTAAACAACTATTAGATGAGAAGTAA
- a CDS encoding sensor histidine kinase: MSHRSLLGQITFPLIILFVIMATGLFVIYCAITDTNSARVEQTLHKNLAQQIIHYSDDLQQGDISRSALKPAFHSLMLLGPRYEIYITDNRGQLLVYAAEPSKIKRNNINTAPLERFIKGADYPIYADNPRSPDQQKLFSSAPIFKNSQQIGYVFVILGGDKYDSIVKNLAFDSDMYKILAALIIFFALAFALLVFIFARLVRPISQLDKDMANFVNSDFSTVSNSIPDQYAANEIINLHNNFGSLESKINKQLTQIKSTEQLRREMLSHISHDLKTPLASLKGYLETWLLQYPDAAGTDFIQVAQKNANQLQRLVEQIIELAQLDSNTVSLYQEPVAVAELAQDVLSKFQLQAQQKNITLSVEPKDPSLQAIADIAKLERVLTNLVDNALRHCQSGDSIKIQLKPKDNQLIISIADSGVGIPKEDVDHIFDAHFRAKNTVNGQQGNSGLGLAIVAKLLSLHHAHISVSSVLSQGTTFSFSLPTTSVNI, from the coding sequence ATGTCACATAGATCCTTACTAGGACAGATAACATTCCCGTTGATTATATTGTTTGTCATCATGGCAACCGGCTTGTTTGTTATTTATTGCGCGATCACAGATACCAACTCTGCCCGTGTCGAACAAACGCTTCACAAGAACCTCGCTCAACAAATTATCCATTATTCTGATGATTTACAGCAAGGCGATATTAGTCGTTCAGCACTCAAACCGGCCTTTCATAGCTTAATGCTACTTGGCCCAAGGTATGAAATATACATTACAGATAACCGCGGTCAACTTTTAGTATACGCAGCAGAACCCAGTAAGATAAAACGTAATAACATTAACACCGCCCCCCTTGAGCGTTTCATTAAGGGCGCGGATTATCCGATTTATGCAGATAATCCAAGAAGCCCAGATCAACAAAAACTGTTCTCATCTGCACCAATATTTAAAAATAGCCAACAAATTGGTTATGTCTTTGTGATCCTCGGCGGTGATAAATACGACAGTATCGTAAAGAATTTAGCATTCGACAGTGACATGTATAAGATCCTTGCCGCCTTGATTATATTCTTTGCACTGGCTTTTGCATTGTTAGTCTTTATTTTTGCACGGCTTGTTCGCCCTATCAGTCAGTTAGACAAAGATATGGCTAACTTTGTGAATAGTGATTTCAGCACTGTTTCTAATTCAATTCCCGATCAATATGCCGCTAACGAAATTATTAATCTGCATAACAATTTCGGCTCATTAGAAAGTAAAATCAATAAACAACTGACACAGATAAAATCAACTGAGCAACTGCGTCGAGAAATGCTTTCACACATATCACATGACTTAAAAACACCACTGGCCTCATTAAAAGGTTATCTGGAAACTTGGCTACTGCAATATCCAGACGCTGCAGGAACTGATTTTATCCAAGTTGCGCAAAAAAATGCCAATCAGTTACAGCGTCTCGTTGAACAAATTATCGAATTAGCACAATTAGATAGCAATACCGTTAGCTTATATCAAGAGCCGGTAGCAGTCGCTGAACTTGCACAAGATGTGTTGAGTAAATTTCAACTTCAGGCACAGCAAAAAAACATCACTTTATCTGTTGAGCCTAAGGATCCTAGCCTACAAGCCATTGCCGACATTGCTAAATTAGAGCGAGTACTAACTAACTTAGTCGATAATGCACTAAGGCATTGCCAGTCTGGCGACAGCATTAAGATCCAGCTTAAACCGAAAGATAACCAACTTATCATTAGTATCGCAGACTCTGGTGTGGGGATCCCCAAAGAAGATGTCGACCATATTTTTGATGCGCATTTTAGAGCTAAAAATACCGTCAATGGTCAGCAAGGAAATTCGGGATTAGGGCTCGCTATCGTAGCAAAACTATTATCTCTGCATCATGCTCATATTTCGGTATCAAGTGTACTATCCCAAGGGACAACATTTAGCTTTAGTTTACCGACAACAAGCGTCAATATATAA
- a CDS encoding response regulator transcription factor translates to MDTHVLVVEDQQDIANLIRINLEMIGNKVICCHNAKDAFQQLSAHTFQLILLDLNLPDMDGLDICKKIRSTDAIVPIMMLTARTEELDRVQGLEAGADDYLAKPFSVLELQARVKALLRRSNVQAVKNEEPEKIKIADLIIDQATHSVRRNDTLITLTSTEFSLLLFLAKSPGRVYSREQLLAEVWDYHNDCYEHTVNSHMNRLRNKIEPNPAQPTYIKTVWGVGYKLEVNDVT, encoded by the coding sequence ATGGATACACATGTATTGGTGGTCGAGGACCAGCAGGATATCGCTAATTTAATACGCATCAATCTAGAAATGATTGGTAATAAGGTCATTTGTTGCCATAACGCCAAGGATGCTTTTCAGCAATTAAGCGCACACACCTTCCAACTTATCTTGTTAGATCTCAATCTACCCGATATGGACGGTCTAGACATATGCAAAAAAATACGTTCAACCGACGCTATTGTACCAATCATGATGCTCACAGCACGTACTGAAGAACTAGACCGCGTACAAGGTCTTGAAGCAGGCGCGGATGATTACCTCGCAAAACCTTTCAGTGTTTTAGAATTACAGGCACGTGTTAAGGCGCTACTACGTCGCAGCAATGTACAAGCGGTGAAAAATGAGGAACCTGAGAAAATTAAGATTGCCGATCTGATCATAGATCAAGCGACACACAGTGTACGTAGAAACGACACGTTAATTACTCTCACCAGTACTGAATTTTCACTATTGTTATTTTTAGCTAAATCGCCTGGCCGCGTTTACAGCAGAGAACAGTTGCTCGCTGAAGTATGGGATTACCATAACGATTGTTATGAACATACTGTTAACTCACACATGAATCGATTAAGAAATAAAATAGAACCAAACCCAGCACAGCCGACATACATTAAAACAGTGTGGGGCGTTGGTTATAAACTGGAGGTCAACGATGTCACATAG